The genome window AGTCACAACGAGCAGGTCCGGGCTCGCGGTCGCTGCCGGGGTCAGTAGTCGAGGTCGAGGTAGTCGATGTCGTTGAGGGTGACGTCGGAGAGTCCCATGGCGCGGGCTCCGCCGTCCTGGAAGTAGATCTCTTTGAGTCCTTCGGCGATGATCTGGCGCATGTCCTGGTCGCTGGCGCCTGTGTTGCGGGCGTCGAACAGGCGTTGCGCGTACGCCGGGGGGAGGTGCACCGTCAGGCGCCGGAAGCGTCCGTCGTCGGTGGTGCCGACGGGTGCGGTGTAGCCGAACCGGGCCCTTGTCTCCACGGTGATCCCGGTCGTGGTGGCGGCCTGCTTCTGCCGGCGCTTGCGGACCTGGGGCTGCCACCGCTGCCGTACGGCGGCGTCGATCCGGTCCGTGATCGCCTTGGGCGGGTGCTTGCGTTCGCCCTTGCGGTATCGCTCCACCGACCGCTGGCTGACCCCGATCTCCTGGGCAACGGCTTTGGTCGTCTTGAGCTGCTTGATCAGGAAGTTGATGCGGGCCTGGAGCGTCTTGGGCGGCTGGCGGGTGAAGGCTTCCCGGTCGGCCCGCTCGATCGCGTCGTCGATCTCCCCCACGACCTACTCTCCTTCGTCGAGGACGGCGTCGCCGCCTTTGATGTGGCGGGCGGGGTTGTGGCCCTGTTCCATCAGGTCGACGGCCCACAGCATCGACTGGACGCCCTCCAGCTTCGCCAGGCCCGGCGTGGGCCCGAGCCGGAACCCGCCGGGCTGCGGCTTACCCGATGCGGCGTAGGGCAGGAAGTCGAGCGGGCTGTCCCCTGGGCTGGGGTAGACGACGCAGTCGGAGAGGACGGCGAGCGGGTACAGGCCCGTCATGGTGGCCATGTTGCGCAGTTTGCGGTGCATGTTGACCCGTGCTTTGGAGATGACGGCGGCGCGGATGTCGGGGCGCCAGGTCGGCCGCTGAAGGGCCGGCCACCGCTCGCCCTCCTTGTATTTCCTGCCCTGGGGGCGTTCGCGGAGCTTGCCGATGCCGCCCTTGACGGTGGCCTTGATAGCCGCCAGGACAGCCGCCATGGCCGGGTCGCTGTCCTTGTGCCGCCCCATCGCCGCCAGGAACTGAACGTCCGTGAGCTCCTTGGTGACGCCGAGGTCGGCGAGGGTGTCGATGTACGCCTCCTTGAGCCGGTCGTGCCACGGGTCCAGGTAGGCGCCGGTCTCGCGGCGCAGGTACCCCTCCAG of Streptomyces phaeolivaceus contains these proteins:
- the tpg gene encoding telomere-protecting terminal protein Tpg, whose product is MGEIDDAIERADREAFTRQPPKTLQARINFLIKQLKTTKAVAQEIGVSQRSVERYRKGERKHPPKAITDRIDAAVRQRWQPQVRKRRQKQAATTTGITVETRARFGYTAPVGTTDDGRFRRLTVHLPPAYAQRLFDARNTGASDQDMRQIIAEGLKEIYFQDGGARAMGLSDVTLNDIDYLDLDY